A genomic region of Noviherbaspirillum sp. L7-7A contains the following coding sequences:
- a CDS encoding L-threonylcarbamoyladenylate synthase has translation MTIRQPDQAALAEAAGALEAGRLVAFPTETVYGLGADAENPAAIAAIYAAKGRPSNHPVIVHLAPGADIGRWAREIPEAAHKLIAAFWPGPLTLILKRADAVPAAVAGGQDSVGLRCPSHPVAQALLKTFRHGQGGLAAPSANRFGHVSPTTAQHVQDEFGAGPDSPLAMVLDGGASQVGIESTIVDLSRMDSHGPALLRPGQISAEQIAAVIGQWPGLGGADAPRVSGALASHYAPRTPVVLVEGAALPGLLERLASANKQAAMILVGTGDGAASSASTAIVLPAEADGYAQGLYAALRSMDGVGADVILVQQPPQGIAWLGINDRLRRAAHGSENTLQALGL, from the coding sequence ATGACCATCCGCCAGCCCGACCAGGCGGCGCTGGCCGAGGCCGCCGGCGCGCTGGAAGCCGGCCGCCTGGTCGCGTTTCCGACCGAAACCGTCTACGGACTGGGCGCCGACGCGGAAAACCCGGCGGCGATTGCCGCCATCTATGCCGCCAAGGGCCGGCCTTCCAATCATCCGGTGATCGTGCATCTGGCGCCGGGCGCCGACATCGGCCGCTGGGCGAGAGAGATTCCGGAGGCGGCGCACAAGCTGATTGCCGCCTTCTGGCCCGGCCCGCTGACCCTGATCCTGAAACGCGCCGACGCCGTGCCGGCAGCGGTGGCCGGCGGCCAGGACAGCGTCGGCCTGCGCTGTCCGTCGCATCCGGTGGCGCAGGCGCTGCTGAAGACATTCCGCCACGGCCAGGGCGGCCTGGCCGCACCGTCGGCCAACCGCTTCGGCCATGTCAGCCCGACCACGGCGCAGCATGTGCAGGATGAATTCGGCGCCGGACCGGACTCGCCGCTGGCCATGGTGCTCGATGGCGGCGCCAGCCAGGTCGGCATTGAATCGACCATCGTTGACCTGTCGCGCATGGACAGCCATGGCCCGGCCTTGCTGCGGCCCGGACAGATCAGCGCCGAACAGATCGCCGCCGTGATCGGGCAGTGGCCCGGCCTGGGCGGCGCCGATGCGCCGCGGGTGTCGGGCGCGCTGGCGTCCCACTATGCGCCCCGTACGCCGGTGGTGCTGGTGGAGGGCGCGGCATTACCGGGGCTGCTGGAACGCCTGGCGAGTGCGAACAAACAGGCCGCCATGATTCTGGTCGGAACAGGGGATGGGGCAGCGTCGTCGGCAAGTACCGCCATCGTGCTGCCTGCAGAAGCGGATGGTTATGCCCAGGGCCTGTATGCCGCACTGAGAAGCATGGACGGCGTCGGTGCCGACGTGATCCTGGTGCAGCAGCCGCCGCAGGGCATTGCCTGGCTGGGCATCAATGACAGGCTGCGCCGCGCGGCCCACGGCTCGGAAAACACGCTTCAGGCCCTGGGTTTGTAA
- the pyk gene encoding pyruvate kinase, giving the protein MQRATKIVATIGPASSDPETLTRMIHAGVDVVRLNFSHGKGEDHIERAALVRRIAADLGREVAIMADLQGPKIRVGKFENGKVTLVRGEKFILDAACELGNQQQVGLDYKDLPRDVRAGDVLLLNDGLIVLVVDRVSGTQVHTTVRTGGELSNNKGINRQGGGLTAAALTSKDMEDIKTAMRFQADYIAVSFPKSATDMIMARQLANIAGEEFSHKPQMIAKIERAEAIPALQEILDASDGIMVARGDLAVEVGNAAVPALQKRMIRMARTSNKLAITATQMMESMVQNPVPTRAEVSDVANAVLDGTDAVMTSAETAAGRYPVETVEAMAAICIEAEHSEDFRLDADFLNVTFSRIDQSIAYGALFTAYHLRVKAIVALTESGSTALWMSRHNIDVPIFAMTPSLATQRKAVLYRNVTTMALAHSTDREAVLKMAQDLLLAKGVVQRGDMIVITWGEPMGQVGGTNALNIMKVGDY; this is encoded by the coding sequence ATGCAAAGAGCCACCAAGATCGTCGCCACCATCGGACCCGCTTCCAGCGATCCGGAAACCCTGACCCGGATGATCCATGCCGGCGTCGATGTCGTGCGCCTGAACTTCTCGCATGGCAAGGGCGAGGACCATATCGAGCGGGCCGCGCTGGTGCGCCGCATCGCCGCCGACCTGGGCCGGGAAGTGGCCATCATGGCCGACCTGCAGGGCCCGAAGATCCGGGTCGGCAAGTTCGAGAACGGCAAGGTCACCCTGGTGCGGGGCGAGAAATTCATCCTGGATGCCGCCTGCGAGCTGGGCAACCAGCAGCAGGTCGGCCTGGATTACAAGGACCTGCCGCGCGACGTGCGCGCCGGCGACGTGCTGCTCCTGAACGACGGCCTGATCGTGCTGGTGGTCGACCGGGTCAGCGGCACCCAGGTCCACACCACGGTGCGCACCGGCGGCGAGCTGTCCAACAACAAGGGCATCAACCGCCAGGGCGGCGGCCTGACCGCGGCGGCGCTGACCTCCAAGGACATGGAGGACATCAAGACCGCGATGCGCTTCCAGGCCGACTACATCGCCGTGTCCTTCCCGAAAAGCGCCACCGACATGATCATGGCGCGCCAGCTGGCCAATATCGCCGGCGAGGAGTTCAGCCACAAGCCGCAGATGATCGCCAAGATCGAGCGCGCCGAAGCCATCCCCGCGCTGCAGGAAATCCTGGACGCGTCCGACGGCATCATGGTCGCCCGCGGCGACCTGGCGGTGGAAGTGGGCAATGCCGCGGTGCCGGCCCTGCAAAAGCGCATGATCCGCATGGCGCGCACCTCCAACAAGCTGGCCATCACCGCCACCCAGATGATGGAATCGATGGTGCAGAACCCGGTGCCTACCCGCGCCGAAGTGTCGGACGTGGCCAATGCGGTGCTGGACGGCACCGACGCCGTGATGACCTCGGCCGAGACCGCCGCCGGCCGCTATCCGGTGGAAACCGTGGAAGCGATGGCCGCGATCTGCATCGAGGCCGAGCACTCGGAAGACTTCCGCCTCGACGCCGACTTCCTCAACGTGACCTTCAGCCGCATCGACCAGTCGATCGCCTACGGCGCGCTGTTTACCGCCTACCACCTGAGGGTCAAGGCCATCGTGGCGCTGACCGAGTCCGGCTCCACCGCGCTCTGGATGAGCCGCCACAATATCGACGTGCCGATCTTCGCGATGACGCCCAGCCTGGCCACCCAGCGCAAGGCAGTGCTGTACCGTAACGTCACCACCATGGCGCTGGCGCATTCCACCGACCGCGAGGCGGTGCTGAAAATGGCGCAGGACTTGTTGCTGGCCAAGGGCGTCGTCCAGCGTGGTGACATGATCGTCATCACCTGGGGCGAGCCCATGGGCCAGGTCGGCGGTACCAACGCGCTCAACATCATGAAAGTCGGCGACTACTAA
- the fba gene encoding class II fructose-bisphosphate aldolase (catalyzes the reversible aldol condensation of dihydroxyacetonephosphate and glyceraldehyde 3-phosphate in the Calvin cycle, glycolysis, and/or gluconeogenesis), whose protein sequence is MPLVSMRQLLDHAAENGYGLPAFNVNNLEQVSAIMAAADEVGAPVIMQASAGARKYAGEAFLRHLISAAVEAYPHIPVVMHQDHGQSPAVCMAAIKSGFTSVMMDGSLMEDGKSVASYEYNVEVSKKVVEFSHAIGVTVEAELGVLGSLETMKGDKEDGHGAEGTMTREQLLTDVGQAADFVRQTQCDALAIAIGTSHGAYKFSRKPTGDILAIERIKEIHARIPNTHLVMHGSSSVPQELLAEIREFGGDMKETYGVPVEEIQEGIKHGVRKINIDTDIRLAMTGAIRRYLFENPSKFDPRDYLKPAREAAMKVVKARYLSFGCEGQAGKIKPVSLEKMAERYKKGELSQIVQ, encoded by the coding sequence ATGCCTCTCGTATCCATGCGTCAATTGCTGGACCATGCCGCCGAAAACGGCTACGGTCTGCCCGCCTTCAACGTCAACAACCTCGAGCAGGTCAGCGCCATCATGGCGGCCGCCGATGAAGTCGGCGCGCCGGTGATCATGCAGGCCTCGGCCGGCGCCCGCAAATATGCCGGCGAAGCCTTCCTGCGCCACCTGATCTCGGCCGCGGTCGAGGCCTATCCGCATATCCCGGTGGTGATGCACCAGGACCACGGCCAGTCGCCGGCGGTCTGCATGGCCGCCATCAAGTCCGGCTTCACCTCGGTGATGATGGACGGCTCGCTGATGGAAGACGGCAAGTCGGTCGCCAGCTACGAGTACAACGTCGAAGTGTCGAAGAAGGTGGTCGAGTTCTCGCACGCCATCGGCGTCACGGTGGAAGCGGAGCTGGGCGTGCTCGGCTCGCTGGAAACCATGAAGGGCGACAAGGAAGACGGCCACGGCGCCGAAGGCACCATGACCCGCGAGCAGCTGCTGACCGACGTCGGCCAGGCCGCCGACTTCGTGCGCCAGACCCAGTGCGACGCGCTGGCTATCGCGATCGGCACCTCGCACGGCGCCTACAAGTTCTCGCGCAAGCCGACCGGCGACATCCTGGCCATCGAGCGCATCAAGGAAATCCATGCCCGCATCCCCAACACCCACCTGGTGATGCACGGTTCGTCCTCGGTGCCGCAGGAACTGCTGGCCGAGATCCGCGAATTCGGCGGCGACATGAAGGAAACCTATGGCGTGCCGGTCGAGGAAATCCAGGAAGGCATCAAGCACGGCGTACGCAAGATCAATATCGACACCGATATTCGCCTGGCGATGACGGGCGCGATCCGCCGCTACCTGTTCGAGAATCCTTCGAAGTTCGACCCGCGCGACTACCTGAAGCCTGCCCGCGAAGCGGCGATGAAGGTCGTCAAGGCGCGTTACCTGTCGTTCGGCTGCGAAGGCCAGGCAGGGAAAATCAAGCCGGTTTCGTTGGAAAAAATGGCTGAGCGCTACAAAAAAGGCGAACTTTCCCAGATCGTGCAGTAA
- a CDS encoding flavin reductase family protein, with protein MPSSTSQALAPEFDTAHFRQALSQFATGVTVITTRVDNGAFVGLTASSFNSVSLSPPLVLWSLSNEASTLSAFTDNSHYVINVLSASQAHLAEQFARRGANRFQGVEFTLSRTGLPILKGVSAWFECHNRSRYPEGDHVIFVGEVEQCDVTPQPGLVFHGGRLMESGGR; from the coding sequence ATGCCCTCTTCCACCTCCCAGGCGCTGGCGCCGGAATTCGATACCGCGCACTTTCGTCAGGCGCTTTCCCAGTTCGCCACCGGCGTCACCGTCATTACCACCCGCGTGGACAACGGCGCATTCGTCGGCCTGACTGCCAGCTCATTCAACTCGGTCTCGCTGTCGCCGCCCCTGGTGCTATGGAGCCTGTCGAACGAAGCCAGCACCCTGTCGGCCTTTACCGACAATTCCCATTACGTGATCAATGTGCTCTCGGCCAGCCAGGCGCATCTGGCCGAGCAGTTTGCCCGGCGCGGGGCGAACCGCTTTCAGGGCGTGGAATTCACGCTCTCGCGCACCGGCCTGCCCATCCTCAAGGGCGTGTCCGCCTGGTTCGAATGCCATAACCGCAGCCGCTATCCGGAAGGCGACCATGTGATCTTTGTCGGCGAAGTCGAGCAGTGCGATGTCACGCCACAGCCGGGACTGGTGTTTCATGGCGGACGGCTGATGGAAAGCGGCGGACGCTGA
- the purE gene encoding 5-(carboxyamino)imidazole ribonucleotide mutase → MSADVANAAPLVGVVMGSSSDWDVMQHAVAMLKEFGVPHEAQVISAHRMPDQMFAYAEAARSRGLRAIIAGAGGAAHLPGMIAAKTIVPVLGVPVPSKYLRGEDSLLSIVQMPKGVPVSTFAIGEAGAANAALTAVAMLAATDEALAAKLLAFRERQTQAALDMTLPT, encoded by the coding sequence ATGAGTGCTGATGTTGCAAATGCCGCGCCGCTGGTCGGCGTGGTGATGGGTTCTTCCTCCGACTGGGACGTGATGCAGCATGCGGTGGCGATGCTGAAGGAATTCGGCGTGCCGCACGAGGCGCAGGTGATTTCCGCGCACCGCATGCCGGACCAGATGTTCGCCTATGCCGAAGCGGCCCGTTCGCGCGGCCTGCGCGCCATCATCGCCGGCGCCGGCGGCGCGGCCCACCTGCCGGGCATGATCGCGGCCAAGACCATCGTGCCGGTGCTGGGCGTTCCGGTGCCGTCGAAATACCTGCGCGGCGAGGACTCGCTGCTGTCCATCGTGCAGATGCCCAAGGGCGTCCCGGTGTCCACTTTCGCCATCGGCGAGGCCGGCGCGGCCAATGCGGCGCTGACCGCCGTGGCCATGCTGGCCGCCACCGACGAGGCGCTGGCGGCGAAGCTGCTGGCCTTCCGCGAGCGCCAGACCCAGGCCGCGCTCGACATGACGCTGCCGACATGA
- a CDS encoding phosphoribosylaminoimidazolesuccinocarboxamide synthase produces the protein MTSSLYQSSIASLPLLGRGKVRDNYAVGDDKILIVTSDRLSAFDVVMQEPIPGKGRVLNQMSDFWFDKLKDIVPNHLTGIAPESVVAPEEVEQVRGRAVVAKKLKPILVEAVVRGYIIGSGWKDYLANGAVCGISLPPGLRQADKLPQPIFTPAAKADLGEHDENISFAEMERRIGGKLARQMRDISIRLYQTAANYAATRGIIIADTKFEFGLDDDGVLHLMDEVLTADSSRFWPADSYEPGSSPPSFDKQFVRDYLETVSGWNKTAPAPHLPADVIEKTGAKYREALERLTGEKLKD, from the coding sequence ATGACCTCCAGTCTTTACCAATCCAGCATCGCTTCGCTGCCGCTGCTTGGCCGCGGCAAGGTCCGCGACAATTACGCTGTCGGCGACGACAAGATCCTCATCGTCACCAGCGACCGCCTGTCCGCCTTCGACGTGGTGATGCAGGAGCCGATCCCGGGCAAGGGCCGGGTGCTGAACCAGATGTCGGATTTCTGGTTCGACAAGTTGAAGGACATCGTGCCCAACCACCTGACCGGCATCGCGCCGGAATCGGTGGTGGCGCCGGAGGAGGTCGAGCAGGTGCGCGGCCGCGCGGTGGTGGCCAAGAAGTTGAAGCCCATCCTGGTCGAGGCGGTGGTGCGCGGCTACATCATCGGTTCCGGCTGGAAGGATTACCTGGCCAACGGCGCGGTCTGCGGCATTTCGCTGCCGCCCGGCCTGCGCCAGGCCGACAAGCTGCCGCAGCCGATCTTCACGCCGGCCGCCAAGGCCGACCTCGGCGAGCATGATGAAAACATCAGCTTCGCCGAGATGGAGCGCCGCATCGGCGGCAAGCTGGCGCGCCAGATGCGCGACATCAGCATCCGCCTGTACCAGACCGCCGCCAATTACGCCGCCACCCGCGGCATCATCATTGCCGACACCAAGTTCGAATTCGGCCTGGACGACGACGGCGTGCTGCACCTGATGGACGAAGTCCTGACCGCCGATTCCTCCCGCTTCTGGCCGGCCGATTCCTACGAGCCGGGCAGCTCGCCGCCATCCTTCGACAAGCAGTTCGTGCGCGACTACCTGGAAACCGTCTCCGGCTGGAACAAGACCGCGCCGGCGCCGCACCTGCCGGCCGACGTGATCGAGAAGACCGGCGCCAAGTACCGCGAGGCGCTGGAGCGCCTGACCGGCGAGAAACTGAAGGACTGA
- a CDS encoding phosphoglycerate kinase: MQFNRFADLVQQGQLKGKRVFIRADLNVPQDDAGNITEDTRIRASVPAIRQALDAGAAVMVTSHLGRPTEGAFKPEDTLAPIAERLSGLLGQKVELKQNWVDGVDVAPGQVVLLENCRVNPGEKKNSDELAQKMARLCDVYVNDAFGTAHRAEATTHGIAKYAPVACAGPLLTAELDALGRALHQPARPLVAIVAGSKVSTKLTILKTLAEKVDNLIVGGGIANTFMLAAGLKIGKSLAEPDLVEGAKDIIAMMSQRGASVPIPVDVVCAREFAASAAATVKDVADVADDDMILDIGPKTAAMLAEQIASAGTVVWNGPVGVFEFDQFGEGTKTLAMAVANSKAFSIAGGGDTLAAIAKYDIAEKIGYISTGGGAFLEFLEGKTLPAVDILQQRAADKS; the protein is encoded by the coding sequence GGGCAAGCGCGTGTTCATTCGCGCCGATCTCAACGTGCCGCAGGATGACGCCGGCAACATCACCGAAGACACCCGCATCCGGGCTTCGGTGCCGGCGATCCGCCAGGCGCTCGATGCCGGCGCCGCAGTGATGGTGACGTCCCATCTGGGCCGTCCGACCGAGGGCGCATTCAAGCCGGAAGACACGCTGGCGCCCATCGCCGAGCGCCTGTCCGGGCTGCTGGGCCAGAAGGTGGAACTGAAGCAGAACTGGGTCGACGGCGTCGATGTCGCGCCGGGCCAGGTGGTGCTGCTGGAAAACTGCCGGGTCAATCCGGGCGAGAAGAAGAACAGCGACGAACTCGCCCAGAAGATGGCCAGGCTCTGCGACGTGTATGTCAATGACGCCTTCGGCACCGCCCACCGCGCCGAAGCCACCACCCACGGCATCGCCAAATACGCGCCCGTGGCCTGCGCCGGCCCGCTGCTGACCGCCGAACTCGACGCGCTGGGCCGCGCGCTGCACCAGCCGGCCCGTCCGCTGGTGGCCATCGTCGCCGGCTCCAAGGTCTCGACCAAGCTGACCATCCTGAAAACCCTGGCCGAGAAGGTCGACAACCTGATCGTCGGCGGCGGCATCGCCAATACCTTCATGCTGGCGGCCGGCCTGAAGATCGGCAAGTCGCTGGCCGAGCCGGACCTGGTCGAGGGCGCGAAGGACATCATCGCGATGATGTCGCAGCGCGGCGCCTCGGTGCCGATCCCGGTCGATGTGGTCTGTGCCAGGGAATTCGCCGCCAGCGCGGCCGCCACCGTCAAGGACGTGGCCGATGTGGCCGACGACGACATGATCCTGGACATCGGCCCGAAAACCGCCGCCATGCTGGCCGAGCAGATCGCCAGCGCCGGCACGGTGGTCTGGAACGGCCCGGTAGGCGTGTTCGAGTTCGACCAGTTCGGCGAAGGCACGAAAACCCTGGCCATGGCGGTCGCCAACTCCAAGGCGTTTTCGATTGCCGGCGGCGGCGACACCCTGGCCGCGATTGCCAAATACGATATTGCCGAAAAGATAGGTTATATTTCGACCGGCGGCGGCGCCTTCCTGGAGTTCCTGGAAGGCAAGACCCTGCCGGCGGTCGACATCCTGCAGCAGCGGGCTGCAGACAAGTCTTGA
- a CDS encoding AMP-binding protein, whose amino-acid sequence MIACSPSLSPSTLPPGALFDLLAHYARSQPAAIACASRYRMASYRKVWSRIERATARLQGEWQVTPGDVVAYCGQGHPDALVLYLALVRCGALLWPLEHPDGPAVLADHAAGLPLKIVLFDDDDPQPRALATALPLSSLIGGHCPYEARALPFDPAVPSLLGIDADGKISQHSLLQLQEETPSGLQEVHRRLFDQDVLGPVVLPTLAAGKTLVFL is encoded by the coding sequence ATGATCGCCTGCTCACCGTCACTGTCACCGTCCACATTGCCGCCCGGCGCGCTGTTCGATCTGCTGGCGCATTACGCACGCAGCCAGCCGGCTGCCATTGCCTGCGCCTCCCGCTACCGGATGGCCAGCTATCGCAAGGTATGGTCGAGAATCGAGCGCGCTACGGCCCGGCTTCAGGGCGAGTGGCAGGTGACGCCCGGCGACGTGGTGGCGTATTGCGGCCAGGGTCATCCGGACGCGCTGGTGCTTTACCTTGCGCTGGTGCGCTGCGGCGCGTTGCTCTGGCCGCTCGAGCATCCTGACGGACCTGCCGTACTGGCCGATCATGCCGCCGGCCTGCCGCTGAAGATCGTGTTGTTCGACGACGATGACCCGCAGCCCCGCGCGCTGGCAACCGCGCTGCCGCTCTCCAGCCTGATCGGCGGCCATTGTCCGTACGAGGCGCGTGCGCTTCCCTTCGATCCGGCTGTGCCGAGCCTGCTCGGCATCGATGCGGACGGGAAAATCAGTCAGCATAGCCTGCTGCAGTTGCAGGAGGAAACGCCGTCCGGCCTGCAGGAAGTGCATCGCCGCCTGTTCGACCAGGATGTGTTGGGGCCGGTGGTATTGCCCACACTTGCCGCTGGCAAGACCCTGGTTTTTCTGTAA
- a CDS encoding 5-(carboxyamino)imidazole ribonucleotide synthase codes for MNKPSLLAAANPSADPATWLGVMGGGQLGRMFAHAAQAMGYKVAVLEPAPQCPAGHAADHLLSAAYDDAATLAELAGQCSAVTTEFENVPADSLALLAQTTFVAPSSACVSVAQDRMAEKRFFTECAERSGVLPAPHQFISSDADVDAIADTLLPGILKTVRMGYDGKGQVRVTSREEARAAFAGMGGVPCVLEKMLPLAYEVSVLAARGADGKSVVYPIAENVHRDGILFSTTVPGPNVSAERAAQAQAAALAIIDRLDYVGVLCIEFFVLQDGSLVVNEMAPRPHNSGHYTIDACVTSQFAQQVRAMARLPLGDVRQHSPAVMLNILGDIWFDGDSACEPAWDRVLALPGANLHLYGKEEARPGRKMGHVTFVAPTLEEAQRQFHAACAILRIDA; via the coding sequence ATGAACAAGCCATCCCTCCTTGCTGCGGCCAATCCGTCCGCCGACCCCGCCACCTGGCTGGGCGTGATGGGCGGCGGCCAGCTCGGCCGCATGTTCGCCCACGCCGCTCAGGCCATGGGCTACAAGGTCGCGGTGCTGGAACCGGCGCCGCAATGCCCGGCCGGCCATGCCGCCGACCACCTGCTGTCGGCGGCCTATGACGACGCCGCCACGCTGGCCGAACTGGCCGGGCAGTGCAGCGCCGTCACCACCGAATTCGAGAATGTGCCGGCCGACAGCCTGGCCCTTCTCGCGCAGACCACCTTCGTCGCGCCGTCCTCCGCCTGCGTCTCGGTGGCCCAGGACCGCATGGCCGAGAAGCGCTTCTTCACCGAATGCGCGGAGCGTTCCGGCGTGCTGCCGGCGCCGCACCAGTTCATCAGCAGCGATGCCGATGTCGATGCGATTGCCGACACGCTGTTGCCCGGCATCCTGAAGACCGTGCGCATGGGCTACGACGGCAAGGGCCAGGTGCGCGTCACCAGCCGCGAAGAGGCGCGCGCCGCCTTCGCCGGCATGGGCGGCGTGCCCTGCGTGCTGGAAAAGATGCTGCCGCTGGCCTATGAAGTCTCGGTGCTGGCAGCGCGCGGTGCCGACGGCAAGTCGGTGGTCTATCCGATCGCCGAGAACGTGCATCGCGACGGCATCCTGTTTTCCACCACCGTGCCCGGCCCGAATGTCTCGGCCGAGCGCGCCGCGCAGGCGCAGGCGGCGGCGCTGGCCATCATCGACCGGCTCGATTACGTCGGCGTGCTGTGCATCGAATTCTTCGTGCTGCAGGACGGCTCGCTGGTGGTCAATGAAATGGCGCCGCGGCCGCACAACAGCGGCCACTACACGATCGACGCCTGCGTCACCAGCCAGTTTGCGCAGCAGGTGCGGGCCATGGCGCGGCTGCCGCTGGGCGACGTGCGCCAGCATTCGCCGGCGGTGATGTTGAACATCCTGGGCGACATCTGGTTCGACGGCGACAGCGCCTGCGAGCCGGCCTGGGACCGGGTGCTGGCGCTACCGGGCGCCAATCTGCACCTGTACGGCAAGGAAGAGGCACGGCCGGGCCGCAAGATGGGCCATGTCACCTTCGTCGCGCCGACGCTGGAAGAGGCGCAGCGGCAGTTCCATGCCGCCTGCGCCATCCTGCGGATAGACGCATGA
- a CDS encoding serine hydrolase domain-containing protein yields the protein MNNFFFRIRQMLLLAGVGAGLAACGGKFASTEQVATQERCDGLAPASQAPGQAKVEPITTIACTVMQELDLRSAIIQVSVDGKLIYSTALGESAPGTPATTAMHFRNGAVAMTYMATVLLQLADENRLSLSDKVGKWLPGLPAADSVTLEMLVNNTSGYPDYAADPEFLSASKADPLREWTAGGLMSYAFNKELIYPPGTNWNYSHTNYLVLDAVIEKVTGKPLAEVLRERILDPLRLRNTASSVKPDIPSPVLRAYTSERGGYEESTLWNPSWTLPAGAVMTTDITDLRISAEAIMRGRLLSPTSFAAQTDARLVGFGNPAACPPGICRKNTETAHFGMGLLVSGPWLMQSPMFGGYSASIGMLPERGISIAVAATQGPRANPDRNGGEALMFAIARQMAPDRPVPLSALAQ from the coding sequence ATGAATAATTTCTTCTTTCGGATCCGGCAGATGCTGCTCCTGGCCGGCGTGGGTGCCGGTCTTGCCGCCTGCGGCGGTAAATTCGCTTCCACCGAGCAGGTCGCGACGCAGGAGCGCTGCGACGGCCTAGCGCCCGCGTCGCAAGCGCCAGGTCAGGCCAAGGTCGAACCAATCACCACGATTGCCTGCACGGTCATGCAGGAGCTGGACCTGAGAAGCGCGATCATCCAGGTCAGCGTCGACGGCAAACTGATCTATTCCACTGCGCTGGGCGAGTCCGCACCCGGCACCCCGGCCACGACTGCCATGCATTTCCGCAACGGCGCCGTTGCCATGACCTACATGGCCACAGTGCTGCTGCAACTGGCGGACGAGAACCGTCTCAGCCTCAGTGACAAGGTCGGCAAATGGCTGCCCGGCTTGCCTGCCGCGGATAGCGTGACGCTGGAAATGCTGGTCAACAACACGTCGGGCTATCCGGATTATGCCGCCGATCCGGAATTCCTTTCTGCCAGCAAGGCCGATCCGCTGCGGGAATGGACTGCGGGCGGCCTCATGTCCTATGCCTTCAACAAGGAGCTGATCTATCCGCCCGGCACCAACTGGAATTATTCGCATACCAATTACCTGGTGCTGGATGCCGTCATCGAAAAGGTCACCGGAAAGCCCCTGGCCGAGGTGCTGCGGGAGCGCATTCTCGATCCGCTGCGCCTGCGCAATACGGCAAGCTCGGTCAAGCCCGACATTCCCTCGCCGGTGCTGAGAGCCTATACCAGCGAACGGGGCGGCTACGAGGAATCGACGCTCTGGAATCCCTCCTGGACCCTGCCGGCGGGCGCGGTGATGACCACCGACATTACCGACCTGCGCATCAGCGCCGAAGCCATCATGCGCGGCAGGCTGCTCTCGCCTACGTCCTTTGCCGCCCAGACCGATGCCCGGCTGGTCGGGTTTGGCAATCCGGCCGCCTGTCCGCCTGGCATTTGCAGGAAAAATACGGAAACGGCGCACTTTGGCATGGGCTTGCTGGTGAGCGGGCCATGGTTGATGCAGAGCCCTATGTTTGGTGGCTACAGCGCTTCCATCGGCATGCTGCCTGAGCGTGGCATCAGCATTGCCGTGGCCGCAACCCAGGGTCCGCGGGCCAATCCGGATCGCAATGGCGGCGAGGCGCTGATGTTTGCGATTGCCCGCCAGATGGCGCCGGACAGGCCGGTGCCGCTTTCAGCATTGGCGCAATGA